A single genomic interval of Peribacillus sp. FSL H8-0477 harbors:
- a CDS encoding SEC-C metal-binding domain-containing protein: MNFLDKLEPYLETEDTILQTFLVEALQDYPFVPEEWTVRLIKEALSSREKEVNILTRIYKHRLNDEAVKLLIKGAKSAHPRNLSLYVNLLDSVRPKEAMKYRQELAPFFDENKWSFYKTLEDGGEEAVWEQYGELLARLETEERFSQEVYNQAKMTVEVLVEKGWMDDLEIAAVLNQDLNEDYFSFAGILIFHVIGLMNQTKYIPLLANLLLRDEDLLVEAVSDTLIKFQSKEVIQAVVPYLEDPDCLVFGTSILGNSKIPEAEAELVKLLSTMEDYDDKGLAIEGICIQLSDKQYPEMDDYLMDGGSDLLVDIDVLAYGYYTLMSKEHPQLNNWKKNALQLQDESLQIPVEESEKIKVGRNDPCPCNSGKKYKKCCGI, encoded by the coding sequence TTGAATTTTTTAGATAAATTGGAACCGTATTTGGAAACAGAAGATACGATCTTACAAACATTTTTAGTAGAGGCTTTGCAGGATTATCCTTTTGTACCTGAAGAATGGACGGTCCGTCTGATAAAAGAAGCACTTAGTTCGAGGGAAAAGGAAGTCAATATCTTAACGAGAATTTATAAGCATAGGCTGAATGATGAGGCAGTAAAGTTATTAATTAAAGGGGCAAAGAGTGCTCATCCGAGAAACCTTTCACTATACGTGAACTTATTGGACTCGGTTCGTCCGAAAGAGGCAATGAAGTACCGTCAAGAATTAGCACCATTTTTTGATGAGAATAAATGGTCGTTCTATAAAACGTTAGAAGATGGCGGAGAGGAGGCCGTTTGGGAGCAGTATGGGGAATTGTTGGCGCGATTAGAAACCGAAGAGCGCTTTTCTCAAGAAGTATACAATCAAGCTAAAATGACGGTAGAGGTCCTGGTCGAAAAAGGCTGGATGGATGACCTTGAAATTGCGGCTGTGTTAAACCAAGATCTAAATGAAGACTATTTTTCTTTTGCAGGCATTCTGATTTTCCATGTTATCGGATTGATGAACCAGACAAAGTATATTCCTTTGCTTGCTAATTTACTGCTTCGTGACGAGGATTTATTAGTTGAGGCAGTGTCTGATACATTGATTAAATTCCAAAGTAAAGAGGTCATTCAAGCCGTTGTACCTTATCTAGAAGATCCAGACTGTCTTGTTTTTGGGACGAGTATTCTTGGGAATAGTAAGATCCCAGAAGCAGAGGCAGAGCTGGTAAAGCTTCTTTCAACAATGGAAGATTATGATGATAAAGGATTAGCTATAGAAGGAATATGTATTCAACTTTCAGATAAACAATATCCTGAAATGGATGACTATTTGATGGATGGAGGCAGTGATTTGCTAGTTGATATTGACGTGCTTGCTTATGGCTATTACACGTTAATGAGCAAGGAGCATCCTCAATTGAATAATTGGAAGAAAAATGCACTTCAACTGCAAGATGAAAGTCTGCAAATCCCAGTTGAAGAATCGGAAAAGATAAAAGTAGGAAGAAACGATCCCTGCCCATGCAACAGCGGGAAAAAATATAAAAAATGTTGTGGAATATAA
- a CDS encoding alpha-amylase, producing the protein MERNHTIMQFFEWHVPADGLHWKRLKEAAPELRKIGIDSIWVPPVTKGQSGDDNGYGIYDGYDLGEFDQKGSVRTKYGTKQELFDAIEACHEHKLSVYIDLVMNHKAGADETENFEVVEVNPMNRNEEISEPFEIEGWTKFDFPGRGGKYSSFTWNSTHFNGTDYDQKTGKTGIFKIGGNSTWNEHVDDEFGNYDYLMFANIDYNNPVVIDEMIAWAKWLVETTNCDGFRLDAIKHINTKFISQFSHEILDHITEKNFYLIGEFWHSDLQACRNYLNKTNYKIDLFDVALHYKFCKAGKEGGAFDLSTIFNDTLVQSHPTNAVTFVDNHDSQPHESLESWVEDWFKPSAYALILLRRDSYPCIFYGDYYGIGGPVPVDGKKDDIERLMFARYHKAYGDQEDYFDHPNTIGWVRMGTPEIPHSGCATVIANGEPGIKRMFVGEKRAGEVWTDLTTKMDERITIEEDGWATFPVNGGSVSVWANPKIEEDE; encoded by the coding sequence ATGGAACGAAATCATACAATTATGCAATTTTTCGAATGGCACGTACCGGCTGATGGTCTTCATTGGAAACGTTTAAAAGAAGCAGCTCCTGAACTAAGGAAAATCGGTATTGATTCCATTTGGGTCCCTCCAGTAACAAAGGGTCAGTCAGGCGATGATAATGGATATGGCATTTATGATGGCTATGACCTCGGAGAATTTGATCAAAAAGGCAGCGTTCGTACAAAGTACGGGACGAAACAAGAACTATTCGATGCTATTGAAGCTTGTCACGAGCATAAGCTCTCTGTCTATATCGATTTGGTCATGAATCATAAGGCTGGAGCCGATGAGACGGAAAACTTTGAGGTCGTAGAAGTTAATCCAATGAACCGAAATGAAGAAATTTCTGAACCCTTTGAGATTGAAGGATGGACGAAATTTGATTTTCCTGGACGAGGCGGAAAATACTCTTCCTTTACGTGGAATTCAACTCACTTTAACGGCACGGATTATGATCAAAAAACAGGTAAAACGGGTATTTTCAAAATTGGCGGAAACAGTACGTGGAATGAACATGTAGATGACGAGTTTGGTAATTACGACTACCTCATGTTTGCGAACATTGATTATAATAATCCCGTGGTCATTGATGAAATGATTGCCTGGGCAAAATGGCTGGTTGAAACGACAAATTGTGATGGCTTTCGCCTTGATGCAATTAAGCATATTAATACTAAATTTATCAGTCAATTTTCCCATGAAATATTAGATCATATTACAGAAAAAAACTTTTATCTGATCGGGGAGTTTTGGCATTCAGATCTTCAAGCCTGCCGTAATTATCTAAATAAAACAAATTATAAGATTGATTTATTTGATGTTGCGCTTCATTATAAATTTTGCAAAGCCGGTAAAGAAGGCGGCGCATTTGATTTATCAACCATTTTTAACGATACCCTTGTACAAAGTCATCCTACCAATGCAGTTACCTTCGTAGATAATCATGATTCTCAACCTCATGAATCGCTGGAATCTTGGGTCGAAGACTGGTTTAAACCAAGTGCCTACGCTTTAATCTTATTACGCCGTGACAGTTATCCATGTATCTTCTATGGAGATTATTATGGAATTGGCGGACCAGTACCTGTCGATGGAAAAAAAGATGACATTGAGCGTCTAATGTTTGCACGCTACCATAAAGCATATGGGGATCAGGAAGATTATTTTGATCACCCAAATACAATTGGCTGGGTTAGAATGGGCACTCCCGAAATTCCTCATTCAGGTTGTGCAACTGTGATTGCAAATGGAGAACCTGGAATTAAGCGGATGTTCGTAGGAGAAAAAAGAGCTGGAGAAGTCTGGACGGATCTCACTACTAAGATGGACGAACGAATTACGATTGAAGAAGATGGCTGGGCTACCTTTCCTGTTAATGGAGGAAGTGTCTCTGTTTGGGCCAACCCAAAGATTGAAGAAGATGAATAA
- a CDS encoding CotH kinase family protein has protein sequence MIKNRYVIGAITLLLAVSIAVLFIVPTFHVQQPASMAKAYKSSVFDQTKVTKVDIELSDKNLASILESPTDEEIVDADVTINGQTVSHVGFRTKGMLSLSSVAAMEDSDRYSWKIDFDYYRSEQTLDGLQKLALNNNFSDASMMREYLSYDLMEEMGVPAPSHSYMYVTINGEEQGLYLGVETLDESFLSQNFTTGDGDLYKPDGTGSDLKWISDDIADYTGLNLKTNTKSSNQSSMINMLDVINNGGKLEEVVDVDEMLRYFAANTALVNLDHYQGDKKHNYYLYEEDGLFSMLPWDYNMAFGGYGAMGGKDRPQVKDTQTKGTTEEGEAEKAQMPGGGKGGMMGMGSSSFINDSAINFSITTPVSGATLEERPLLNALLEDDENRETFNKYLKEIATGFFSEEIITEKVNEITSMITPYVEKDPTKFYTMEDYLKATTGDESIIEFSTQRAESILAQLSGELVVEAETSSDRGGGQEQGQMNPPDDSTGEAQKKGQQPPAGQGGAGPGAGGPPDMGGGMQPPSMDGGPNAQAGAAGSSYSKETLIMIGISLVLLIGAIVFAHFFKRRRSS, from the coding sequence ATGATAAAGAACCGATACGTCATCGGGGCCATCACACTCCTGCTGGCAGTCTCTATTGCTGTTCTTTTCATTGTGCCGACTTTTCATGTCCAACAGCCCGCAAGCATGGCTAAGGCATACAAATCGTCCGTCTTTGATCAGACCAAGGTCACGAAGGTCGATATTGAATTAAGTGATAAAAACTTGGCATCCATACTAGAAAGCCCCACAGATGAGGAAATTGTCGACGCTGATGTTACTATTAACGGCCAAACAGTCAGCCATGTTGGCTTTCGCACAAAAGGAATGTTGTCTTTAAGCTCCGTAGCCGCCATGGAGGATTCTGACCGATACAGCTGGAAGATTGATTTTGACTATTACCGCAGTGAACAAACACTGGATGGCTTACAAAAACTCGCCTTAAATAATAATTTCAGTGATGCTTCCATGATGCGGGAATACCTTTCCTACGATTTAATGGAAGAAATGGGCGTACCTGCTCCATCTCACTCGTATATGTATGTCACCATTAACGGAGAAGAACAGGGACTTTACTTAGGGGTGGAGACTCTTGATGAAAGCTTTCTCTCACAGAATTTCACTACTGGGGACGGCGACTTATACAAACCGGATGGAACAGGAAGCGATCTTAAATGGATCAGTGACGATATTGCTGATTATACTGGTTTAAATCTGAAAACAAATACGAAATCATCTAATCAATCCTCGATGATCAACATGCTGGATGTCATTAATAATGGCGGGAAATTGGAAGAGGTAGTCGATGTTGATGAGATGCTCCGTTATTTTGCCGCCAATACCGCTTTAGTCAATCTTGATCACTATCAAGGCGATAAAAAGCATAATTATTATCTCTACGAAGAGGATGGTCTCTTTTCCATGCTTCCATGGGATTACAATATGGCATTTGGCGGTTATGGCGCTATGGGCGGTAAGGATAGACCCCAAGTCAAAGATACACAAACAAAAGGCACCACAGAAGAGGGAGAAGCTGAAAAGGCCCAAATGCCGGGCGGTGGAAAAGGCGGCATGATGGGTATGGGTTCGTCAAGCTTCATAAACGATAGTGCTATAAATTTTAGCATTACCACCCCTGTTTCAGGAGCTACCCTTGAAGAACGTCCTCTGCTGAATGCCCTGCTAGAAGATGATGAAAATAGAGAGACATTCAACAAATATCTAAAAGAAATAGCGACTGGATTCTTCTCTGAGGAAATCATCACAGAAAAAGTTAATGAAATTACCTCGATGATTACACCATACGTGGAGAAAGATCCTACTAAGTTTTATACTATGGAGGACTATCTTAAAGCGACAACTGGTGATGAGAGTATCATAGAATTCTCCACACAGCGTGCTGAATCCATTTTGGCGCAATTATCCGGAGAATTAGTCGTTGAAGCTGAAACAAGTTCTGATAGGGGCGGAGGACAGGAACAAGGACAAATGAATCCGCCTGACGATAGTACCGGGGAAGCCCAGAAAAAAGGACAGCAGCCGCCTGCTGGTCAGGGTGGAGCAGGTCCTGGCGCTGGTGGACCACCTGATATGGGCGGCGGCATGCAGCCTCCAAGTATGGACGGTGGACCCAATGCTCAAGCAGGAGCGGCTGGAAGCAGCTACTCTAAAGAAACATTAATCATGATTGGTATATCGCTTGTTCTGCTAATTGGAGCGATTGTCTTTGCTCACTTCTTTAAACGAAGACGGTCATCGTGA
- a CDS encoding sensor histidine kinase, whose amino-acid sequence MDTKWKSKLHVVLALLFVTLGITGVMSGLSRGNEYIGRNFFETEQFKAQNSEYLEQLNLFELGITSENTKEKITVTEEEIEEYRFRYGDLPEQIDSIKTQYEGQITEAEAAKNKELIEMYKAERDKKIKDIMTNFQNDKVVEEKISKEKEKAVDAYFQEMTKNRKEFLESDKAYTYYLEDLNTGDVYTNLNLDSEDDISQYMNKKDMLYLRSIPIIDQEERSYFPQYSDYDSEGTKVDTAELIEPFADRELEGQVGISKDAPKSSPIMKEYITYKTTQKLAYSYLIASVLALLLGAFMIRKSGVWKSIEINRSTPAFYSKIPIDVRAGVLLLTILILGDYITDSMYQISYSSWFYFVREIIHQTFWTVLFLVLTLIQGSWFINTLKNKNIEEEWKESLIYKAKDVFLVRRTGVQMVILLSIAFATGIGISVVFMENEAIIVFIPLFLFVTVPAIIYLLTQIGKFNRIVRYTDELVNGHYASDLPAKGNSTLSKLARNINSLKTGVKTSQQEQAKSERLKTELITNVSHDLRTPLTSIITYTELLKNPTLSEEERTDYLQIIDRKSKRLKVLIDDLFEASKMASGSIELVKDRADIVQLLQQSLAERDEAIKQSSLQFRVSMPDKCVAFVDGQKLWRVFDNLIGNILNYSLENTRVYISVTAERDRVVITFKNVTKYELGDNTDEMFERFKRGDTSRHTEGSGLGLAIAKSIIDLHGGILDIDVDGDLFKAVVMLDLS is encoded by the coding sequence TTGGATACAAAATGGAAAAGTAAACTGCATGTTGTTTTAGCCTTATTGTTCGTTACGTTGGGGATCACAGGAGTTATGTCAGGACTGAGCAGAGGGAATGAATATATAGGTCGAAATTTTTTTGAAACGGAGCAGTTCAAGGCTCAGAATAGCGAGTACTTGGAACAGCTAAATCTATTTGAATTGGGGATTACGTCTGAAAATACGAAAGAAAAGATTACTGTGACAGAAGAGGAAATTGAAGAATACCGCTTCAGATATGGTGATTTACCTGAACAAATAGATTCCATTAAGACTCAGTATGAGGGTCAAATTACGGAAGCAGAGGCAGCAAAGAATAAAGAACTTATAGAGATGTACAAAGCGGAACGCGACAAGAAAATAAAAGACATCATGACCAATTTTCAAAATGATAAAGTAGTTGAAGAAAAGATTAGTAAAGAGAAAGAAAAAGCAGTAGATGCTTATTTCCAAGAAATGACCAAGAATCGTAAGGAATTCCTGGAATCTGATAAAGCGTATACCTATTATCTAGAAGACTTGAATACAGGGGATGTGTATACAAATTTAAATTTGGATAGTGAAGATGATATATCTCAATATATGAATAAAAAAGATATGCTCTATCTCCGTTCTATTCCAATCATAGACCAAGAAGAACGCTCTTATTTCCCTCAATATAGTGATTATGATTCAGAGGGTACAAAGGTGGATACAGCGGAGTTGATAGAACCGTTTGCAGATCGGGAATTAGAGGGGCAGGTGGGTATTTCAAAAGATGCTCCTAAATCAAGTCCAATTATGAAGGAATATATAACGTACAAAACCACTCAAAAACTGGCGTATAGTTATCTAATTGCCAGCGTGTTAGCCTTGCTGCTTGGTGCGTTTATGATTCGTAAATCAGGTGTATGGAAAAGTATTGAGATAAATAGGTCCACTCCTGCTTTTTATTCTAAGATTCCCATTGATGTACGGGCGGGCGTTTTGCTCCTTACGATACTTATATTAGGCGATTATATTACAGATAGTATGTATCAAATATCCTATTCATCATGGTTCTATTTTGTAAGAGAGATCATACACCAAACGTTTTGGACCGTCCTATTTCTTGTATTGACACTCATTCAGGGAAGTTGGTTCATCAATACGCTTAAAAACAAAAATATCGAAGAAGAATGGAAAGAATCATTAATCTACAAAGCAAAAGATGTATTTCTTGTCAGAAGAACCGGTGTTCAGATGGTCATTTTGCTTAGTATTGCGTTTGCTACAGGAATCGGGATTTCAGTTGTCTTTATGGAAAATGAAGCTATCATAGTCTTCATCCCCTTGTTTTTGTTTGTAACTGTACCAGCTATTATCTATCTTTTGACACAAATTGGGAAGTTCAATCGAATTGTCCGCTATACAGATGAGTTAGTAAATGGCCATTATGCATCTGATCTCCCAGCTAAGGGAAACTCTACCCTTTCAAAACTTGCTCGAAATATAAATAGTTTAAAAACAGGTGTAAAAACCTCACAACAGGAACAGGCCAAAAGCGAGAGATTAAAGACTGAACTGATTACGAATGTTAGCCATGATTTGCGCACACCGTTAACGTCAATTATTACTTATACAGAATTACTAAAAAATCCGACTCTCAGTGAAGAGGAACGTACGGACTATCTTCAAATTATTGATCGAAAATCAAAACGCCTAAAGGTTTTAATTGATGATTTGTTTGAAGCATCAAAAATGGCCAGCGGCAGTATCGAGCTCGTTAAGGATCGTGCAGATATTGTTCAGCTGCTGCAGCAATCCCTGGCTGAACGGGATGAAGCCATCAAGCAGTCGTCCCTACAGTTTCGCGTATCGATGCCTGATAAATGTGTTGCATTCGTTGACGGTCAAAAGCTATGGCGTGTTTTTGATAATCTCATAGGAAATATCTTAAACTACTCGCTGGAGAATACCAGAGTCTATATATCTGTTACAGCTGAACGAGATCGAGTTGTCATTACGTTTAAAAATGTTACCAAGTATGAGCTTGGAGATAATACGGATGAAATGTTTGAACGCTTCAAACGAGGGGATACCTCTCGCCATACAGAAGGATCAGGATTAGGACTTGCCATTGCTAAATCTATTATTGACCTTCATGGCGGAATCCTTGATATTGATGTGGATGGCGATTTATTTAAGGCAGTTGTGATGCTTGATTTAAGCTAA
- a CDS encoding DUF4956 domain-containing protein, whose amino-acid sequence MDTQTNTTNFTDIFKSSFLDNTASFSIVDSMIGLVVAFALGMFIYVIYKKTFAGVMYSHNFNISLIIMSMITALVIMGISTNIVISLGMVGALSIVRFRTPIKDPMDLVYLFWAIGSGILCGAGLIPLAIIGAILIGIVMLFFSNRLTIENPYLLIVKYTDSSIESRLDEVLSKQSKKHTIKSKSIMPDNNLEVTYEIRLKENDTEFINLIKEINSVRSAVMLSYDGNFTA is encoded by the coding sequence TTGGATACGCAAACTAACACTACAAACTTTACTGATATTTTCAAATCAAGCTTTTTGGATAACACCGCATCGTTCTCGATTGTTGATTCAATGATTGGATTAGTGGTTGCTTTCGCACTCGGTATGTTTATCTATGTGATTTATAAAAAAACGTTCGCCGGTGTCATGTATTCCCACAATTTCAATATTTCATTAATTATCATGTCTATGATTACTGCCCTTGTCATCATGGGGATTTCTACTAATATTGTCATTTCTCTTGGTATGGTTGGTGCTCTTTCTATTGTTCGTTTTAGAACACCCATTAAAGACCCAATGGATCTTGTTTATCTCTTTTGGGCAATTGGCTCTGGTATCCTTTGCGGTGCCGGCCTCATCCCGCTTGCTATCATCGGTGCAATCTTAATAGGAATCGTGATGTTGTTCTTCAGCAACCGATTAACGATTGAAAATCCGTATCTTTTAATTGTAAAGTACACTGATTCTTCTATTGAATCTAGGTTGGACGAGGTCCTTTCCAAACAGTCCAAAAAGCATACGATTAAATCGAAATCGATAATGCCTGATAATAATTTAGAAGTAACTTATGAGATTCGACTCAAGGAAAATGATACGGAATTCATCAACCTTATCAAAGAAATTAATAGTGTAAGATCTGCTGTTATGTTGAGTTACGACGGCAACTTCACAGCATAA
- the pepT gene encoding peptidase T, translating into MKNELVERFISYVKIDTQSDEENSACPSSAGQLILGNKLVNDLQTIGLVDAKIDDNGYVMATLPSNTDKEVPVIGFLAHLDTATDFTGKNVNPQIVENYNGKDITLNGELNIILSPTDFPHLADYQNQTLITTDGTTLLGADNKAGIAEIMTAMDYLIQHPEIKHGQIRVAFTPDEEIGRGPHKFDVDSFQAAYAYTIDGGPLGELQYESFNAAGLKITFKGTNIHPGTAKGKMVNAAKIAMKFNDRLPVNESPEMTEGYEGFYHLSGINGDVEETVLHYIIRDFDKEQFAERKLFIKKMVAEFQDQYGTDRIIMEMKDQYYNMKDKIKPVMEIVEIAAEAMKSLGIEPIIEPIRGGTDGSQLSYMGLPTPNIFTGGENFHGKYEFISVDHMAKAVDVIIEVVKLFEEKSGK; encoded by the coding sequence TTGAAAAACGAGTTAGTTGAACGGTTTATATCCTATGTAAAAATTGATACCCAGTCAGATGAAGAGAACTCTGCATGCCCCTCTTCCGCAGGTCAATTAATTCTCGGCAACAAGCTGGTTAATGATTTACAAACGATTGGCCTCGTTGATGCAAAGATTGATGATAACGGCTATGTTATGGCCACACTTCCTAGTAATACAGATAAGGAGGTTCCCGTGATTGGGTTCTTAGCTCATCTCGATACAGCAACGGATTTTACCGGGAAAAATGTTAACCCTCAAATTGTTGAAAATTATAATGGAAAAGACATCACCCTTAATGGCGAATTAAACATTATCCTTTCTCCAACTGATTTCCCACACCTTGCTGACTATCAGAACCAAACGTTGATTACGACAGATGGTACTACCTTACTTGGAGCTGATAATAAAGCTGGAATTGCAGAAATTATGACGGCCATGGACTATTTAATACAACATCCTGAAATAAAACATGGACAAATTAGAGTAGCCTTTACACCCGACGAAGAAATTGGAAGAGGACCTCATAAGTTCGATGTCGATTCATTTCAAGCAGCCTATGCTTATACGATTGATGGAGGGCCGCTGGGCGAACTTCAATATGAGAGTTTCAACGCTGCTGGATTGAAAATCACTTTCAAGGGAACCAATATTCATCCTGGAACTGCTAAAGGAAAGATGGTTAATGCAGCAAAAATAGCGATGAAATTCAACGACCGTCTGCCTGTAAACGAATCTCCAGAAATGACTGAAGGCTATGAAGGGTTCTATCATCTATCTGGAATCAATGGCGATGTGGAAGAAACGGTTCTGCACTACATTATCCGTGATTTTGACAAAGAACAATTTGCAGAAAGAAAACTATTTATTAAAAAAATGGTTGCTGAATTCCAGGATCAATACGGAACAGACCGCATTATTATGGAGATGAAGGATCAATATTACAATATGAAAGACAAAATTAAACCGGTGATGGAAATTGTCGAAATAGCCGCTGAAGCAATGAAAAGCCTTGGCATTGAACCAATTATTGAACCCATCCGCGGTGGAACAGACGGCTCACAGCTTTCATATATGGGGCTGCCCACACCGAATATCTTTACAGGTGGAGAAAATTTTCACGGAAAATATGAATTTATATCCGTAGATCATATGGCCAAAGCAGTAGATGTGATTATTGAAGTCGTCAAATTATTTGAGGAAAAATCAGGGAAATAA
- a CDS encoding response regulator transcription factor, with amino-acid sequence MDNFCILVVDDEKEIRDAIEIYLSYEGIKVIQAQDGIEALEKLQEHTIHLILLDIMMPRMDGIAATFKIREQKNIPIILLSAKSEDTDKILGLQVGADDYVTKPFNPLELMARVKSQLRRYVSLGTYEGTAKVIDLNGLTLNRETKEVKVIGEPVKLTPIEYKMTELLMSNPGRVFSISEIYERVWKEPGYNAENTVAVHIRKIREKIEIDPKNPRYLKVVWGIGYKMEK; translated from the coding sequence ATGGATAACTTTTGTATATTAGTCGTCGATGATGAAAAAGAAATCCGAGATGCAATCGAGATTTATTTATCTTATGAAGGGATTAAGGTTATCCAAGCACAAGACGGGATAGAAGCTCTAGAAAAGCTCCAAGAGCATACGATTCATTTAATCTTGCTGGATATTATGATGCCCCGAATGGACGGGATTGCTGCAACTTTTAAAATACGTGAACAAAAAAATATACCGATTATTCTTCTTAGTGCAAAAAGTGAAGATACAGACAAAATTTTGGGCCTTCAGGTCGGTGCAGATGATTATGTGACAAAGCCATTTAACCCTTTAGAACTAATGGCTAGAGTAAAATCGCAGCTTAGAAGATATGTTTCTCTTGGTACATATGAAGGCACAGCAAAAGTTATTGATTTAAATGGACTGACTCTTAATCGAGAAACGAAGGAAGTTAAGGTGATCGGAGAGCCAGTGAAATTAACGCCTATTGAATATAAAATGACTGAGTTACTAATGTCGAATCCCGGAAGAGTATTCTCTATATCTGAAATTTATGAACGTGTGTGGAAGGAACCCGGCTATAACGCCGAAAATACCGTAGCCGTACATATCCGTAAGATCCGTGAAAAAATCGAAATCGATCCGAAAAATCCAAGGTATTTAAAGGTGGTATGGGGAATTGGATACAAAATGGAAAAGTAA